The Pieris napi chromosome 14, ilPieNapi1.2, whole genome shotgun sequence genomic interval ATCTTCATATTATTAAcgttatatctattttttataggtAACAACGCTATGGGGTAGTTTTGAAATCCGCAATTTTCGTTTGGCTCGTACAATGCTGCAACAATTCGCAGGAGTGCCACTAGAACAGAATCTTAACGAATTTCCAAAGTTCGCTGATGAATTTCAGAAGCTTCCTATCTTCTACCTCGCGTTTCATGGACAACAACCGATTAAAGTAGTAATGGAAGTAAGTAATGACTTAAGAAGccaaaaaagaagaaaacaaaaattagaaaatatataataaaaatattttaatgggtTAATAcgtagaaaataaatgttgtataCAGGCGGTAGAACACGCACGTTACATGTACGATATCTCTCACGTGGTGGTAGACAACGTGCAATTCATGCTCGGCCTGGGAGAGGAAAGAGAGGGTGACCGATATTTGCGGCAAGACGCGGTAATCACCGCATTCAGAACCTTTGCAACTGCTAGGCACTGCCATGTTACACTTGTCATGCACCCTAGAAAGGTATGTACACAAATGGTTTTGCGACCCGTGATTTCTGAGGAATCAAAACTTGCAATAACACAGTAGGGTGATCAACCTCTTATAAAGAATAtgcctataatatttatattaattattgcctataaagaaattagaaaaatacaaacaaactGGATAGACAACATTTAACTTTTTGccatgttaataataaattcatttgttttcgcGTTGTAGTACCAGTTATCTATAGTAAACAGTATCCTTGCGTAAccttaaaacaaataactgATGGTCAATGTGTTTAAAGGCGAGAACAGACAACGCGAGGCAATGCAGTGCAATATGTACGTCTCGCCGgagccattttttttactgacgAACATCGTGCGTGGTTGTTTGCGTGCTCAGCTTGAACATGTGTCGTTCGGGACGCATGCATAAAGTCGGAAACACACTTACGTGTCGTGACGCGCCAGAAGCATATTggtttcatacatttaatatgattAGAAACATATTTGCATGTTGTGTCGTGTCACAACACGTTCTGTctaatcatattaaaatatgcttCTGGCGCGTCACGACACGCCACGATACGTGTGTTTCCGACTTAAATGTACCGTCGTATGCCTCAGGCATGCGTGACGAACCATTCGCAACGCACGCCTCGCGATGTCTGTACGCGCCTTTATAACTATTCATCccaaaataagttttatcgTACCCCTATGTAATGATaaccttattattatatttactttaatcaGTTAGCAGAATGTCTTTTggtaatagtaattaatatttataggaAAGAGATTCCGAGGACCTGTCAACTAGCTCTATTTTTGGCAGTGCAAAAGCATCACAGGAAGCtgataatgtattaattattcaggtaatttgataaattttgtacatgggttattaaattaaaactttggaTAGAAATGTTTGTTGACCTGTGAATTACTGCTGAACTCTGAACTGATTTAAAACCATTTTAAAGTGATTATAATGCTGATACTCTAGAAAGATTCTGTAACAGAATACagaagatatatattattaattaccttAAAAACACTAGAGATAAAGTGCCATAAATGATCTCATCgtcaagatattttaattctagGATAAACGATTGACGGCAGTCAGAggaaagaaatatttacaagTAGCGAAAAATCGCTATAGTGGTGACCTAGGAATTGTACCATTAGACTTTGATAAAGATGCCTTAAGCTATCAGCCCAAAAAAAAGGCAAAGAAACAAGATGAACCAGATAAACTGCTAGACACTTGTTTTCAAGAATATTCATTAGATGAGCCCCAAGACATTAGCCAAATATCGAAAAgcagtaaaagtaaaaataataagaaagaaAATGTAGATAGTTTTCttaatgatatattaaatttaaatagaactaGATAAGTACCAGAAAGCTAcatcaatatttgtttaagCAATTAAATGCCtcttatgtatttcttttttattttccctAATAAGGGTTGCATACGATTAGATGtgtttgtatatttgtttcgGTAGTTGATAGTAATTAAATGCCAAATATagattagtatttattttgcaactaaattatatgtttAGTGAACAATGTTTTACAAGCCGGTTCCCAAACAATTAATGTTgcaaatttttgttaaataaactttaaataacaatataagcaaataataactaagaagaagataatatattaacatttgacattgtgttttgtaaaatatcCTATTGTCCTAAGATAAATTTATGATACATTATCTAGAATCTAGATTCTGAAATATGTGAAATTTTACTAGTTTCACTAATTTCATTATCACATACACATACagttataataacaatttcatCATAGGGATAATTAACATGCTAATCATGTTAAGGGCTACAAAAGGATTTTTAATCCAATAATTTCTCAATATACCTACAtgatattatttctattaatccTAATCCTACCTAACtcttaataaacatttattttacaccGCACTGACACAAACTAGGTGTCTTGGCCAATTCTGACTTCCTTTTTCAACAACAGCACTATTTTCCAATGTAGCAATATACTACACATTTCActtatctgtattttttaatttaagactaTGTAGTGCATCAATTAAAGATGAATCATTTGTACGCTCTTGCTTCCTCTTACATTTAGGACATGGCAATGTGTCATTTAAACATTTAGAATGAAATACACTTGAGCACTCATCACATCTAAATGTTGTACTAGTTTCAAAAGGATATAGTATTTTCGGGTCTCTGCATACCTCACATATAAAGCCTTTCTGGTTACAGAGCCAACATTCTAAAACATGACCCTTAGCAAAGTGGACAACTTTTTCCAATTGCAAAACTAAAGATCCATTTGGTATTTGAGCCAAATCTGATATAGTATACAAATGCACATGATCATATAAATACTCCCTTGGCCATACCCGTTTTTGCAATTCTTCAATTACTGGCTCTCGACAGGTAAATATGTATGCtcttagaaaatttaattgaactCTTAATTCTTGCAAGTTTGCCATATCTGACACTCCAACATAAATTTTTGGATTCAGCTTTTTCATATCTATCCATGGTTGATGTTGAAATTCCAAAAGAAATAGTGCTGCTCTTTTAGAAACAGGATATCTTTTGAAATCCCAGTTATGAATAACTCGAGCAGGAATAATGAATACATTAGGGTCCATGCAATTAGAGCAAAAGTATTCTCCAGTATAACCACAAACTTTGGCCTTTGATACTGTGCTTCCTAAGAGATCCTGACAACCATGACATTGATAGTTTTGACTATCTAGACCTTTTTCTCTAGAAAGCAACCCTAATTGCTTCAtcattttttgtaattcattAACTGTGAATGAACCTGTTGAATTTGAAATGACCTCAAAATCTAAGCTATGTAATGTTGGATCATCAGGAACATTATCCTCAATGATCAATTGACAATCATCATTATCTTCagtagttatttttaactctttaTGAATATCTTTCATAATATCTCTTAAGTTAGGAGTGTTTGAGTTTGTCTCAACATACAAGTTTGAGTTATCAATAAGAGAAGAAAGACTCTTTAGTTCTGGAGTTTTTATCATACTACTTCCATGAGATGAATTTGAGTTAACAGATGCATTATCATCATTCAAATCTTTGGACCAACCTTTGCCACTTAAAGAATTTCCTGTTATAACAACATCACAAGGAGCAACAAAACCCTCAGAGTCAACAGATGTGCCATATATTTGAATTGAATCTTGCATCACATCACTAGGTTCTTCCCCAGTttcttttacaatattttcaatttcagGATTTAAATGAGTTTTGTTAACaatctgattttttttttcgatttcTGTTACATTGTCTTTACTTGAAGTCTGTCCTGGATCCTTAGACAGTATAAAATCTAGAGCTTCATCTTCATTCAAAGCCCACATTTTACCTAAACCTGTAACTTTGGATGATTTGTTTGGAGTTGATGCTAACTTTGGTTTTGCATCATCAGACAAAGTGCTAACAACATCCAAACCAGCGGAAATAGGAGCCACTTTCATAGTTGGTACCCAGATACCAGCTTGCATTAATACTTGCTCTGGCCATTGATTAAGAAGACTTGAGTTTGTTGGCAAATTAAACTGAACACATGTTTCTAATCCTTGTATTACCTTTTGAGCCACTTCAAGAACTTCAGAATCACAAACAAATGCACTTCTGTTGTAGAAGGGTTTGACagcagatatattttttaatagagtGGACATGTATGATGAAAGTAAACATTCATTGAGTGCTATACGAAGCCATGCTCTGCATTGTCCTATCTCAGTGTTAATTTGGGGTAACGCAGATATTTGATCAATGTTTTGACGATGGGACAGTACTAAAATAAGTGGCCAGAAGCTTGACTGCGGCCGATAGTCTGGATCTCCAGAAATTACGTTTTTTGCTTTTCGTAAGAAGGTATCTTTTAAACCATGTAAAAATATAGCTTCTAATGCCATGCACAATGTGTTTGTTGAATCAGTTGATCCCAAGACActgtgaaaattttcttcaAATTGGCTATTGTATTGGATGTCTTTTACGCACTCGGacaagttatttattaatgattcTTTAAGAATGGTATCTCGACTTCGAATATTAAAACCCgatgtaacatttttaaaaaaagacattGTAACGATTGTAAGAAACTcactaacaaatataatattatattgacgtataattataatttaaattaaaacttgaaaaAATTGAACTacgaaaatacaaatatttttgtttgtctcaaaataaatttttttttttttttttggagtttatggcctggtatctagacctttaggccaatctcaaaataattgatttatagACGCCATAGATTAGTGTCAAAGCGTCAAAATTGTCACAGAGTTGTGAAAGAAAGTGCTCGGTAAGGGAGAAGTCAAGATTAGAACAAAAGATCCGCGAAGACAATAGAGTTACCGATGTCGGTGGCGGGTACCTTTATGATTGCACATGCAGCTGATAAGGCGGCTCGGGTTTTAACCTCCATGTCCTCCATCTATTACACGAGGAGACGCGAGTCGCGAGGGCGAGAGTGCGGACGGTGCATCGACTGCGAGTAAAAACTATAGAGGGAGTGAGGCGAGAGAATCGCTTTGTGTATCGCTTTTATGGAATTGTATCTAATGGAACCAATCATTTGGGATGCGGTCTTTGCGACCTACCCTTGGGGCCTATGTGCTTTTCGTCGGATGCTCCAGATTTGCTGTCTCTGTCACCGAAAtggttctgcagggcatggTACTCTTCattccattttctgcggtgccgatTGGTGACAAGTCAcagccctggtttaaacgttCTTGCAGGCGGCCTCACTTCTAAAGCGAGATTGCTTTAAAGTTTAAGGCATGGGCGGAAGCGTCGATATCTCGTCATGGCAATACCATTAATTGCACATGTTCTCAGCATAATCTCTCAGCTTCCTTTCTTCTACTTACAGCAACCATACAATCTCTATCCCACCAAAGAGGAAAAAGAATTCTATAAGATGGATTTTGGACATTTCGTTTGATAGAAAACATCAGATCGGCAGATTCTTATAAACATGTAGCCAACCACACAGCACACCACCGCTAACTAATTCTGgcaaatcttttattttagattcgacaatgttttatttaatttatatttcacacgAGGTTGTCGTTTTTGATAAGGAGGTAATGGAGGATCTAATGGGCAAGGACATGATAATCGGGAAATCATCATTGCCAAAAGTAAATGATGAGGTGTACCAAGAATGAGAAGAAGCAAGATCTGGAGTACAAATTGATAAGTCAACTGCGCTAAGCTTTTCATAAGTGCTTTGTGCGTCTGGTTGGTGAGCCAGTATTgagtaaacacaaattatgtaggtaaatctaatatttcaaCTAAACGTACACCCTTGGAGTCAGTAGTGCCACAACCAAACATATGGTGATGAGAGTTAAAGTCACCTAATAGAAGGAATGGACGACTAAGTGAAGatagtaaattattaacaccattaaaaataataaaagaggaACGAGCGGGATACATGGAAActagtatataaaaattaccaaTTTTGATGCCGACAATATTAATGGCATTGTTAGAGATAAATGAAGAAAACGCGAtttcagaaaaattaattgatttccTGACAAGTAATGCTACACCACCATGGCCATCAAATCTATCATCACCCAAGCAGGTATATCCAGAGATCCTAATTAGGTATCCTGGCTGAAGCCAATGGGATGGTCGGGTGGTTGAACACCACATCTCAGATAACGCTTGATTacttctttactgacgagtcataagtgtacattatgtgacctttttttatgtaataggaggctcacctgatgttaagtgataccgccgcccatggacactcacaatgccagaaggctcgcaagtgcgttgccggcctttcaagaattggtacgctcttttcttgaaggaccctaagtcgaattggttcggaaatacttctgtgggtagctggtggtgcgcggcaaaaactgccttagaaaacgctctgttgtggaacgacggacgtcgaggtgatacggatagtattttgtattttgccttaacgtccgatgatgaaactcagctgcaggtattagacctaacaactcctctgaacactctctatggtaaatgcggtagaagatgcagagagatcccacatctctacacaacgccaagggatcaagccgcacggaaagtgactggtcgtcgacgattcgaaccgctcttcgttgaatatgGTCAAGttgaaggagctggtactggggagctcccgcccagaggtgagaacagtattccatgtggggccgaatttgcgctttatagagttgcaagcggtggcccggagtgaagtaccgtctcgccttgctgagcacaccaagctttttggaggctaatttagcctttcctttCAGATGACCGTGAAACTGAACgttattcgatatgtcaacgcccagtattccgatgctagctgaggctttaaggagagtgtcttcaaagaggggagtagcgacaaagggagtttttttagcggaaaacgcgcatacttgtgtcttcttggggttaaattggactagatttagtctaccccagtccgagactccacgtagaagagttttgacttcagacacaagtttgttccggtactcatcgacaacagcccgagaaatacctgcccggccagtataaaaagtatccccagtgctgtcgtccgcatagcaatgaatgttgctaagctgcaacatatcattgatatgcagaataaacagggtcggggataggacacagccttgtgggacaccAGCATTCACAGGTTTCaggtcggagcatgctccgtcgatgacgactttgatgctccgatcagcGAGAAAGCTGGAAATCCAGTTGCATAAATTCTCAGggagcccataggctggaagcttcgagagcagtgctctgtgccacacccgatcgaaggctttcgctatgtccaaacttaccgccagcgcctcccccttggtCTCAATTGCTTCTGCCCacctatgtgtaaggtatacaaggaggtcaccagctgagcgaccacgacgaaagccgtactgagaatcgctaatcagctggtggccctctagatacctcaagagctggcttttaataatggtttccattattttggagaacaaggaggttatcgctattgggcgatagttggacggatcagagcgatcgccttttttagggattggatgtatcgaagcgatCATCCAGCACTTCGGAACAGTGCCGAGCGTGTTAAAgataccggaaaaggcgcgttaggaccggagccaactcaggagtacaagtacgcagcacaattggggggatgCCATCAGGCCCGCTCGACTTGtggatgtccaaggaagacaaAGCTTTACGGatagcacgttgccggaatatAACTTCGGCCATCGTAGTATCACACCGCAATAATGTCGGTGGTTCCTTCCCTTGATCATCCAAAGTGGAGTTCGACGCAAAGGACAGCCTAGAAGATCGGCCTTCTCTTTCGCggtacctatatgattaaatgattgttttacattttttttacgcGACAACAACAGgagaatgtttattattaaatatattaaatcatgTTTCTTTGAAACAACACTCCTGCAAttccattgatttattttgcaatccattattttttataacattaattgaTTTTACTTTTTCATAATAGAGGTAACGTGGGACGGTTTCAGtaagtttgagtttattaaaGTAGTTAATGCCTAGTATCATTTCTTAAACATCAGATTTTTCTTGCTCTTCACTTTTGTCAACTAGAGCCAGCCAATattagagtctggctaatgaaagaagataattgaattatttggaaatttattatatcaaatttgttctgctttaaaaaattgtcaaaaGTTATAGGATGGAGAACGGTCCCGTCGACACGTGAACTTTGTATACGTTGAACGTGTATTAAATAAGGGGAAACATCAGAAGGAACATATTCAGTACGGCCGATCGACTGGGAGTCCTTATTGGTTACTGTAGCTTTGGTGTTATTAGACCAACGTTAGGATCTTTCCCACGTTAGGATCTTTCCCACGTTAGGATCTTGagagatatttgaattttccgTGTAAGATGTTGATTTTGCGAGTGTGGAGATGACGTGGATTGAGATATAGGTTCAgaagtaactttttttattaaaatttactcaTCTTCCACGTTGCATAAGCTTTCGCACTGAGAGGAATCACCGCTAGAACCACtacctttctttttcttaattttcgtAAACTGCCGACTGAGATGATAACGAAAAATCCGTATCCATTTTGTCAAATTCATGTTGTGAAACAACAGATACATTTGATCCCACTGGGATATTCAGGCCAACATGGCCATCATTCCCCCGACCTAGATCGGGGGGCTCGTTCATACAATACTTTcagaaaattacaaaaacttacCGACTACACGATTACActacacaaatataatatt includes:
- the LOC125056214 gene encoding uncharacterized protein LOC125056214, encoding MSFFKNVTSGFNIRSRDTILKESLINNLSECVKDIQYNSQFEENFHSVLGSTDSTNTLCMALEAIFLHGLKDTFLRKAKNVISGDPDYRPQSSFWPLILVLSHRQNIDQISALPQINTEIGQCRAWLRIALNECLLSSYMSTLLKNISAVKPFYNRSAFVCDSEVLEVAQKVIQGLETCVQFNLPTNSSLLNQWPEQVLMQAGIWVPTMKVAPISAGLDVVSTLSDDAKPKLASTPNKSSKVTGLGKMWALNEDEALDFILSKDPGQTSSKDNVTEIEKKNQIVNKTHLNPEIENIVKETGEEPSDVMQDSIQIYGTSVDSEGFVAPCDVVITGNSLSGKGWSKDLNDDNASVNSNSSHGSSMIKTPELKSLSSLIDNSNLYVETNSNTPNLRDIMKDIHKELKITTEDNDDCQLIIEDNVPDDPTLHSLDFEVISNSTGSFTVNELQKMMKQLGLLSREKGLDSQNYQCHGCQDLLGSTVSKAKVCGYTGEYFCSNCMDPNVFIIPARVIHNWDFKRYPVSKRAALFLLEFQHQPWIDMKKLNPKIYVGVSDMANLQELRVQLNFLRAYIFTCREPVIEELQKRVWPREYLYDHVHLYTISDLAQIPNGSLVLQLEKVVHFAKGHVLECWLCNQKGFICEVCRDPKILYPFETSTTFRCDECSSVFHSKCLNDTLPCPKCKRKQERTNDSSLIDALHSLKLKNTDK